gtatcatttatcatagggccatatttcttCAAAGAGACGGGTGCTTCCACTCCTTTTATCTATAgcatcactggtaagcgctatgagtgtcttttacaCAActacatcattccagctctccaacagtgtggatgggatcaattttatgcaagatggcacagcTCCACTCAttgtaaatccagttaagcagctgcttaaGAGCCATTTCGGATATGCTAGAATTGTCAGCCACcacttccctacagcctggccatcccggtcacctgatcttaatccgcgtgacttctggctgtggggctatctgaaagatattgtgttcagtgttttgattgcaaacttagctgcattgaaggcacacattgtgcaacacattctgaatgtgaccccagaaacacattgatcagttgtggaacatgctgtttctcgattgcaatatgttgcagaaaatggtggacagcatattgaacatgttttgcgccagtcacacagaaattaataatctgaatggattttgatttatgctttttatgcaatttttggcctcaggacaataaaaAACTGATTTTTGTCATCCGATGTGATGTGACCTTGCTGTGGCGGATAGGCTTACGTAACTAACTGCATCACGCCTCTACACCCATGCATACTGAAtactacagtttgtttaacatcagatGTACACCTttagcattgttgtatgattcatttgtagttgaccactattaaattatgatgcttacagcaccatctattgctacattttgtaactatttatttttcttctgccatatgttttcccccttctctgataatattccattgcaattcgACGTCATTTTGAACAGTGGTGTTAGTTCTACAGCAgtatgaaagtttaactttaattatatagTCCTGGAAGAATTAATTAAATGCATCTATTAGTAGACTACAAATGATCCACCAGAAGCATCATATTTTGTTTGATATCTATTCTGATATCATCCTGTTGAGTACTTTATGTAACACATGCTGACTGACAAGTTCAAACTCCATAGTCTTTACCAATAACTTCAAAGGTAACGATATCTGAATTTTAAATTGTAACTCTATCCACACCCAAATAGGGCACAACCTGCACAACTATTTTGAAAAAGGAGTCCACGTGATGTAAAGATACAAAGTTGGGATTTTAGATACTAATTATGGATATGTAACACAGGGAAAGAGAAAAAGTTTTTATTGAGTACATAAAGCACAATATTCAGATATGATTATAATACATTAGTTATATTAGTGTGTAGTTTAAGAATCATTTACTGAATTATAGGGGCACTGGATGTAAAAGTACAAGGGCATTTTACGAAACAAACGAGAGTTTGTGTGACATTAGTCAATAGACTTTTTGATTGAGCAAACATGATCAGTTCAGATTACAATTCACCAAAAATGAAGGTGTTTATTAGTTGACATGGTAGTATGATTCTGTATTTGGTTGGGTGTGTTTTTTATGTTTGAGGCACTCCTGGAACATTGTTTCACAATGCAAAGTATCTATTTGATGTGCTTGCATCATCACCAGTGTTTCCTCAGAGTCTGCAGTGCAATGCAACAACGAGCAACACATCCTTGATGTACATCCCAATTAATGAGCCAGTCTGAATAGAGTGTCTGTACAAAGTCCAATGAAATACTGTAAATGAGTTGTTCTGTAGGTAACAAATTCAGTCACCAACCACCAAGCCAGCCTTCAACCACTTCTGTTCAAATTAAATGAAGTTTTATGTCCGATATATATCGAGGTAATATACAGATTGGGTACAGCTCTGCTGGAGGAAAAACAAGATTAGAAATTGCTGTGGCATTTTGAATTTTTATAGGGAAGCAGCAGAGTAGTGTTAATGTGCTGCTGACTATAGAAAAACACCAAGAAAGGCAAATCAGTAGTACTACACCAGGTTTTAAATGTGTGCATGAATCCAGTTCTTAATCTAAGGTAACTGTCtgtatgaatcacagtattctcctagataaactaaAGTATTATGGGACTGATTGTATAGCCAACCAGTGGGAtaatgtcatgttgttgttgttgttgtggtcttcagtcctgagactggtttgatgcagctctccatgctactctatcctgtgcaagctttttcatctcccagtacctactgcaacctacatccttctgaatctgcttagtgtattcatctcttggtctccctctacgatttttaccctccacgctcccctccaatactaaattggtgatcccttgatgcctcagaacatgtcctaccaaccgatcccttcttctagtcaagttgtgccacaaacttctcttctccccaatcctattcaatacttcctcattagttatgtgatctacccatctaatcttcagcattcttctgtagcaccacatttcgaaagcttctattctcttcttgtccaaactatttatcgtccatgtttcacttccatacatggctacactccatacaaatactttcagaaatgacttcctgacacttaaatcaatactggatgttaacaaatttctcttcttcagaaacgctttccttgccattgccagcctacattttatatcctctctacttcgaccatcatcagttattttgctccccaaatagcaaaactcctttactactttaagtgcctcattacctaatctaattccctcagcatcacccgacttaattagactacattccattatccttgttttgcttttgttgatgttcatcttatatcctcctttcaagacactgtccattccattcaactgctcttcgaagtcctttgctgtctctgacagaattacaatgtcatcggcgaacctcaaagtttttatttctactccatgaattttaatacctactccggatttttcttttgtttcctttactgcttgctcaatatacagattgaacaacatcggggagaggctacaaccctgtcttactcccttcccaaccactgcttccctttcatgtccctcgactcttataactgccatctggtttctgtacaaattgtaaatagcctttcgctccctgtattttacccctgccacctttagaatttgaaagagagtattccagtcaacattgtcaaaagctttctctaagtctacaaatgctagaaacgtaggtttgcctttccttaatctttcttctaagataagttgtaaggtcagtattgcctcacgtgttccagtgtttctacggaatccaaactgatcttccccgaggttggcttctactagtttttccattcgtctgtaaagaattcgtgttagtattttgcagctgtgacttattaagctgatagttcggtaattttcacatctgtcaacacctgctttctttgggattggaattattatattcttcttgaagtctgtgggtatttcgcctgtttcatacatcttgctcaccagatggtagagttttgtcaggactggctctcccacggccgtcagtagttccaatggaatattgtctactccgggggccttgtttcgactcaggtctttcagtgctctgtcaaactcttcacgcagtatcatatctcccatttcatcttcatctacatcctcttccatttccataatattgtcctcaagtacatcgcccttgtatagaccctctatatactccttccacctttctgctttcccttctttgcttagaactggatttccatctgagctcttgatattcatacaagtcgttctcttatctccaaaggtctctttaattttcctgtaggcggtatctatcttacccctagtgagataggcctctacatccttacatttgtcctctagccatccctgcttagccattttgcacttcttgtcaatctcatttttgagacgtttgtattcctttttgcctgtttcacttactgcatttttatattttctcctttcatcaattaaattcaatatttcttctgttacccaaggatttctactagccctcgtctttttacctacttgatccactgctgccttcactacttcatcccttaaagctacccattcttcttctactgtatttatttcccccattcctgtcaattgctcccttatgctctccctgaatctctgtacaacctctggtttagtcagtttatccaggtcccatctccttaaattcccacctttttgcagtttcttcagttttaatctacaggtcataaccaatagatagtggtcagagtccacatctgcccctggaaatgtcttacaatttaaaacctggttcctaaatctctgtcttaccattatataatctatctgataccttttagtatctccagggttcttccgtgtatacaaccttctttcatgattcttaaaccaagtgttagttatgattatgttgtgctctgtgcaaaattctaccaggcggcttcctctttcatttctgtcccccaatccatattcacctactatgtttccttctctcccttttcctacactcgaattccagtcacccatgactattaaattttcgtctcccttcacaatctgaataatttcttttatttcatcatacatttcttcaatttcttcgtcatatacaaccaaaagaatgcagaaaactgtacttagtaattcaaccaatgtagttcAGGAGCATTATTCTGATGGGGGAAAAGTTGTGTATGGGGTCCACCAATTCTCAATTTTAGTCCACTGTTTCTTCTCATACAAGTAAATAATCTTttgtctaatgtacaacaagcagaattatttcTTCTTGCAGATGATACCAGTATTGAAATCAAACCACGcataaataaagaaacagaaaaatagtgAACACTGTACTCAAGAGCGTCattaactggttttctgcaaatgatctcACACTCAATTTTAAAGAGAGAGATATTCAATTCTGCACATCTAGGCATACTACTCTAATGATAAGCACAACAAATGTTGAGGAAATAATAAATTgggtggaaatttcaaaattttttggtgTCCGAACTGATTAGAATTTGAGctgaaaaaagcacattttggaactgctaaaacagttcagccacatttgcactgaGAATCATCATGAATCTTGGGGAGACAAAAATCAGTAAGTTGGCATATatagcatattttctttccataatgtcatatgaaatAGTGGTCTTGGGTAACTTATATTTAAGAACAAAAACATACTGTAAGAACATTATGTGCTCAGCCACAATCATCTTTTAGATATCTGTTTAAGGATGGTGCTGGGTGCCCCATGGTAGGaagtttgtttttgttgtggtcttcagtcctgagactggtttgatgcagctctccatgctactctatcctgtgcaagcttcttcatctcccagtaactactgcaaacaacaacaacaacaaacataaaattcACGATGGAACTGGAGAAGGAGGGACAATTTCCATTCCTGGATATACTAGTCAAGAGAAAGGCATATGGCACATTTGGGCTCAGTGTGTACCACATACCAACTCACACTGACCTATACCTGCAAGCCAATAGCTGCCACTGCCAGCACAGCAGAATGGAGTGCGCAAAACTCTAGTCCGAAGGACATATGATCTGTCAATCCTGACAGTTTTTGCGACAGAAATAGAACACTTATAATTGGTGTTCAGCAAAAATGGGATTTCCTCTAGAGAGATCCAGAAGGCACTTTGACCTGTCAGTCAGCCACAGGATCCAGAAGTTGAACCAGAAAAGGCAAAGAAGACGGCATACCTGCCATGCGCTGGACTGATCTCTGTcaagatcagcagaattctcatGAAGGATTACATCAAGTTGGTATTTTGCCCACCCACTAAATTTGGGACAATGCTGGGGAATGTAAAGgatgacctggggctacgcaaGCTCGGTATTTACAACATCCCATGCCAATGTGGAATGTCATACATCAGCCAGACCACCAGGACTGtgaacatcaggtgtaaagaacacgagaggcacaccagactcagacaggcaacaaaatcagccatagcagaacactgtctagaacttGGTCACTCAATAAATTACAAAGACACCCACCACTATCACACAGAAGCCAAGATACTGGGGCAGTGTTATGAAAGAATCCATTGAGATAACGGTCATTGAGAATCTCATCAACTGTAACTGGATACCAGCTCAGCATTGCTTGGGACCTCACTCTTGGGCTTCTGAAAACTCAACATAGGACACTTCAAGATTTTGCAAGAAATAGAAGTGCAGACCAAGAAACCAGCCATGAGCAAGAGCACCAGACATTACAAATTTGGtttgacacacctcagatgatgaCCACAACCACAGAAGACGGTCAAGCTGGGCGTAGCTGGCATTTGGAACACCAGTGCGAGAGAGGACCATTGGAGCCACTCCTGATGGACGTGGACCACGGACGGAACATCCCATGTGATGCAAACTGGTTACAGAATGCCCAGCAAGAAACAGAAGTAGAGATCAAGGAAACAGCCATGTGACAGAGCAACAGAAAATTACACACCGGCTTTGACACACCTCAGATAACGACCATGATCCTAGGGATACTGAACACTATCCACCTATGAATCGTTCTCAGGTGACTCCTGAAAGAAGACAGCGAGTTAAGCTGTCAAAATACCAGGTGTGAAGGACACAAACATCAAGCAGAGATTCCAATTATTCAACATGTCACCAGATCACTGGGAAAGCCTGAATAaatacatctgtttaaggagttaggcactctgacaactgcttcacagtatattcatTCCCTTTGCAAATAATCTAGCTTACTTCAGTGTAAAAGGAATAATGACAAacagaattacaataccagaaggaaaaatgacattcaacacACCACATTAAGATTGCCTTAAGCACATAAAGGGGTGTACAATGCTGCAACCAATATTTTTCATAACTTACCTGGTGATGTAAAATTTCCAatggacagcaaagtaaaatttggataaaaaaaagaacttaaagtttctccttgacaaccccTTCTGTTCCATAGAATAATTTCAATTGCTGTTCCTATGAGAGAATTGAAGTTCCCATGCCTCATGCAACCCCAGACGATTTCTatgactgtaatgtgtaaaaggtggtaggtAAGAACTCCTACCTCACACTTGTATAATTAAAGAAACACTTATAAATGTTCAGAATGTCACCACATTTACAGATTAAATTGTGCTCTTGCAGTCTGACATACCTTTGTGTGTTCTTTGCACGCCACAATCACTGGCAGTAGTAATGTGATATGTaataacaatattaagaaaaatgtTAAGATATGAAATTAGTTTTCTTGCACACATTTACATTCTTAAATGCATAAGATGCCTAGTCactacaaaaattaataatctAGTCAACAAAATCTGCTTGGGAGTGATATCAAGTCAATTGTGAGCGAGTAATTTATGCAACATCACATAAGAAAATTACAATTAAACTGAAAAGTAAAGGGAGAAATATCCAAAAATATTTCTCAGTGGTTTTGATATTGGTACATAGAAGTTTAcctgcaaagaaaaatttggaatagataTAGTGGCTGACCTTCCTCCTGTAAATCTTTTTGATGTGAACCTATGCCTGAAATCCAGATGTAGTCACATGCCTGTTGGTTGGTTTGTgcgattaaagggaccagaccacATGCCTGTGCAACAGATGTGGGAGAGTGAAGATAAGGGTAAGTTGTCGTCAGTGTGTGTAACTGACCACAGTCGAAAAAGTGTAGAACCACTGATACAGGTCGCCCGTAGTACCACAACCACATTACGTATACTAGGCCTGTAGCTATTATTTTGTTTCTCTGGTACATCTTCAGTATTACTTCCTAGTTGTGTTGCATGGATAAAGGTAATGATTTGTCTTGTCCATGCTTCAGTTATATACTCTGGAGGTAACATATTCAATAAGCTCCATCTAATATAAAGCACAAAATTGGTAATTCCTACCAATTCAAACTAAACTTAAAAGCATACATCATTAGCTACTCTTTTTATAAATTATCAGAATAGCTAGATACGGGCACTGGAAGGTTCTGTTAGCCACATGACGATTAGCACTGTTTGTTACAACTAAAAATGTATTACGCATAATCTCAGTATCCATAGATGTAAAAACCAGCTTCTTTGAAAAATGCTGTTGTAACCAAGTAAATATTAAACTGCCTACGGCAGCTATACAATAAATTGAAGGAGCAGCAGCTTCCTTACCACTTTACTTTATTAAATTTACATGGCATTAAGCACTATGGCGACAGTTTATTGTTACTTCAACATAAAAATCGAGACTGTCTTACGTTAATGTCACCCTTGACTCATTTCACACCACTAATGTTTCTCTTTCTTGATTGAATTCATGAAACAATGAATAAATAGGTGAATTAAAATTTTCAGGATATTATTGTTTAGTGTAATAGAAAAGTTGCATGATACCTTCTCCGTCATGTTAACATGTAATATGCTGCAAACAACAAATTTGAACAATGATGAAAACACTATCAAAAGACAGTCAAATGAAAGTACTTAATATTTAAGATATCAGTTGTCATATGGACACATCAATAAAACAAGAATTCATTGTGAAGAAAGCATGAATTTCATTTCGGTAATTTGCATTTTCATTGCACCTCTCTACAACTTATAATACAGACTTTCCTTGACAGCACAGTTTCAAAGTTGTTGACATTCATGCATATTTATATAATATTGCACTTTCCAACTGCCTTTCATGGATCCTTATTAAACAATCAGGAACTGGGGGGAGGGGGTGCCAAAATTAATTTCAATTGTAACCAGGCTATGCTACATCAAAATATAATTCCAAACTAGTTTCCCAAAGATTACCAGAGAAAGCATTGTAAAACGTCTACTTCATTGCCATACATTACATTTTCTTATTTGATGCAGGTCATGTATGTATAAATAAAAAGCATAAGTAAAAGCATACAACAGCCATTAGATAACAATTTTGCTTTATTCACATTAAATAAGCTACACAGACTCTCGACAGGTAATGTCACTGATCACATTCATCTAAAGCTGCTAATATACACATTAATCAGTTGTATACAGTTactctgaaaccttccagtttccTGGACGGTGATCAGTTATAGTCCAGTCCTGTCGTACCCCTCGAAGAGATCCATGGATATGTCCTGGAGGTTTACCGATGAACTCCCAACCTTCTTCAATTGACAGCTTCTTGGCGACAGCGAAGCCACCCAGCGCCACACAACCAAGAAATCCAGCAAAAATACTCCTCCTCCACGCCCCGAACACTCCACCAGCAGCACAGCCACCCAGGAAATAGTTAAGTTTTCCGTCCTTCCCGCGAGCATTCGTGGCGATACATGTTGTGGCAGAAAATGAGGCTGCCATTCCCATAATGGGAAGGGTAATATATCCATATCTCATTAATGTAGGAAAATAACCTTTTGGCCGAGAATACATAATAACGTCAAATGACGACAGTCCAAGGCCGATAAGTGCTCCAATTTTTGTGGTATACCACATTTTTTTCAAACAGTCTTGCCCGTCTGGGGAATCATAATATTTGTAGCCCATGTTTCGTCTATGCGTTCGTTTTTGATCTCTTCGACTACCGCTCAACTATGTTAGTACGTTGGACTACACTCTCGGATCTCGCCTTCTGCGCCCCCCCACTTCGCGGCAGTGAGCAGCAGCAGACTTTTATTGTAAATACTATGCCTCGATCAAAGTTAATGCGACTATTTATACTGAAAGAATATATTTTCATACTTTTGTTTTAAGGAACTACGTTACCTCCCCCTTAAATGTAATATAGGGTCGCTATatgcaataaattaataaaatttcagatttcaatCCGTAACCGAAAATGTAACACGATATGTTACTCGCTCGTCAGAGATTATAGTGGTGTGTAAACAAATGGCTTATGGCGTGGGTCGGGTATCTTATCGAAAACAAACACTGCTAGAACAGTATTTTGTGCAGTGGCTGAATTTGCAGCAGGAAAAAGCATCGATTATGGGATGTCTTTTCCACAAGGGAAGGCGACAGGATACTAAAGATTCAAAAGTAAAGGAATATTCGTGGTATGACACTGTCAATAATTTGACAGTTTTTGttaacttttctcctttcgttcCATTTTTCTAAAtctatccattttttttatcatccatatttcattcTTAGGGACAAACGAGATAAAGTCAACCTGAAAGATTTTACTGTGGAAAATTTGGACAACGAAGAAATTTGGAAGCTGCCGGGAACAATTAATGGCCAACAGTTTGTTATTCAGAAATGCAAAACATCAACTGTATATTTATTAGATCATATAAATACCATAACTATCGACGATTGTGTGAATTGTAAATTTGTAATAGGTGCTGTAAAGGGCAGGTGAGTTAGGTGTCATGTCTGTAGCCACCATTTGTCAAATGATAAAACGCGATTTACAGCAGAATATACATAAAATAGTGCATACCGTTAAAAAACCAATACATAAAATAGTGCATGTCATTAAAAAAACAGTTTTTAGAAATTTTACGTTAGATTATGTAAATCATACACAACAAACCCATAGAGAAGAATCGGATATGTAGCAAGAAATAAAGTGTGTTCTATTTATTTAACTACAATACAGTAAAATGGCTAAAATATTACATTATATTATACTGTTAACATGTATTGTGCTACTGCCCGGATGAATTATAGTTGTCTTCCGTGGAATAGAAGAAATCACTCCACAGAAAATGTGTgtcaaatgacaaaagaaaacgaTTTTTGTAGCTAGTAAATTGCTTGCTTCTAGGATGTGCATATTTAATACTTAACTAAATACACCTTAGAGTGCACACACTGTTCGAGCTAGGAGAAGTATTAGTTTTTTCTGTGGGATTGTGAGAGGAATAACGCGCGATAGCTTAAAAGGAAATGTATACTACATACATCTTCAAAGCATGCAGATCCTTCCCTTTACTGTGGCCTAAGTGACCAGCTCTTCCTTCATATTTTTCCCCAACCTATCCTTATTTCCTGTCCGAGACAGGAATTATTAGGCTAGTTTATGTGCATATTTTTATGTGAGAAATTTCATTTACACTGCTGCATATTACTTAGTAGACATTTAACAACTTTGTTATCATGTGACACTGACATCAACTCACAGGCCTTAATGCCATTCAGGACGTATTATATTCACAGGCACTTTGCTTATATTATGCCTAATGATGCCAGTCATATCATATTTACCATTTACAGCTATGTACAGTACCATGTGcatcaatggccttgccgcagtggtaactccagttcccgtcagattactAAAGTTAAGCGCAGTCAGGccgagctagcacttggatgggtgaccatccagtgtgCCAAGCGCTGTttggcaagcaggatgcactctgtccttgtggggcaaactgaggagctacttgatggagaagtagtggctccggtctcagaaactgacatatggccaggagagcggtgtgctgaccacctgcccCTCCATGTCCACATCAGGTGACACCTgtaggctgagaatgacacggtggcCAGTCAGTACCACTGGGTCCGCTAGGGCTTGTGGGCGGAGTTTATGTTTACAGTAGCATGAAATAGTATTATACCAAACCTGCTGAAGTATCTATCCAGTGAGGCCTGATGCTCGGTTTAATTTATAAAACAACAAATCTCAAAACTTGATTCACTATTATAAACCTTTTTATTTTTGATAATGCTTTCAAATTAGTTTCTGCATAAGAATTAGATAGAGAAAACCTTAATGCtattttcttggggggggggggggggggaggggaattgaATGTGCCATCTTTCTAATCACATCATAAATCAacacacatcaaagaagcaatccAGATGATAGTGTTTCTCACAGGATGGTCATTTGGCCTTAAACTGTGGAGTTTTTGTCGATAACATACTGCTTCCTGATTCACAGTTACCATTGCATAAAGCACAATGTTCCATCTTCCTTGGATATGTATAACTTCCAGGTCGTGAGCAGAGATTTTCTGCTGTAATTTTGGCATCTGAATAGTCAGTAGTTACAGCTACTAGCATTATATGAGAATTACTGTAGTTTGTATAATGGGTCATTTTTAACTTAGAATGCCATCCATTTACTTTGAGATATATTGGTAGGTTTTTAGATATTTTAATAGCTGTCTCCTCAGTAAGTGAGAACTAGTGCTTTTTTTTCACTCGTATTTGTATCATCTGTAGAGGAGATAAAAATTTCCATGCCGTGTCACTGTAAGTGAGAGTTCATTAATGTATGTTTGAAGTAACAGAGAACCCAAGTAGTGTGCCGTGTCTGATTGTTTCAATTTCAGGTTACGTGTTACTGTGTGACACTGAGTTGTACAAGGCTTTGCTGTTCTCCTTGTTCCAGCATTTTTCTGAGAAACTGCAAGGACTGTTCTTGTGTTGTGGCTTGTGGACAGTTTCGATCCTGTGACTGCAGGAAAATAGATGTATTTTTATGTTGCCCAACACAACCTGTCATAGAAGCATCAACTAGTATGCACTTTGGCTGTTATCAGTTGTATTATGATGACCTCGAAG
The genomic region above belongs to Schistocerca serialis cubense isolate TAMUIC-IGC-003099 chromosome 6, iqSchSeri2.2, whole genome shotgun sequence and contains:
- the LOC126483626 gene encoding NADH dehydrogenase [ubiquinone] 1 alpha subcomplex subunit 11; the encoded protein is MGYKYYDSPDGQDCLKKMWYTTKIGALIGLGLSSFDVIMYSRPKGYFPTLMRYGYITLPIMGMAASFSATTCIATNARGKDGKLNYFLGGCAAGGVFGAWRRSIFAGFLGCVALGGFAVAKKLSIEEGWEFIGKPPGHIHGSLRGVRQDWTITDHRPGNWKVSE